One Gammaproteobacteria bacterium DNA segment encodes these proteins:
- a CDS encoding site-specific integrase — translation MTIPTSTQPRRTQVVRIWRQNRCLRSSTIGVYLLWAQRFRAYCRTQKLVEVSQLTLAGVDTFATWYASKRGIDRRLVFEGARSALRAWALALEAMDCPTPPWEPAPKTASPFCPLLEEFEEHLARHRGNPPATRKKKLAHITAFLAFLRGRQSDIAELALADIDAFIVSCREHYARTTVADMASSVRSFLRFLHTIGRLASDLAPSVMAPIVRRGERPLRALPWEKVQRILGAIDRSTAAGRRDYALLLLMSVYGLGAGEVLGLRLEDIDWRADILHVIRPKTGVAVELPLLPAVARVLVAYLRHGRPQHAHTRRLFISLRAPHGPLGASSAVRHILHKHAQTAGVSAVYLGSHVLRHTHACRELEQGVPPKVIGDILGHRRPESTSAYLRVATERLREVALALPT, via the coding sequence ATGACCATTCCGACAAGCACCCAGCCGCGACGTACACAGGTGGTGCGGATCTGGCGGCAGAACCGCTGTCTGCGATCGAGCACGATCGGTGTGTATCTGCTTTGGGCGCAACGGTTCAGAGCCTACTGCCGCACACAGAAGCTCGTGGAGGTTTCGCAGCTCACCTTGGCTGGTGTCGACACCTTTGCGACCTGGTATGCCAGCAAACGCGGGATCGATCGCCGCCTGGTCTTCGAGGGCGCACGCAGCGCCTTGCGGGCCTGGGCCCTCGCCTTGGAGGCAATGGACTGTCCGACCCCGCCATGGGAGCCCGCGCCGAAAACAGCATCACCGTTCTGCCCGTTGCTGGAGGAATTCGAGGAGCATCTCGCCCGGCATCGGGGAAATCCGCCGGCAACACGAAAAAAGAAGCTGGCTCACATCACGGCCTTCCTCGCCTTCCTGCGCGGCCGGCAGAGCGACATCGCGGAATTGGCTCTTGCTGACATCGATGCATTCATCGTTTCATGCCGGGAGCATTATGCGCGCACCACCGTGGCGGACATGGCCTCCAGCGTGCGGAGTTTCCTGCGCTTTCTCCACACCATCGGCCGCCTGGCATCGGATCTGGCTCCCTCGGTAATGGCCCCCATCGTGCGCCGCGGTGAGCGGCCATTGCGGGCACTGCCGTGGGAGAAGGTACAGCGGATACTGGGCGCCATTGACCGCTCCACGGCCGCGGGGCGGCGCGATTATGCCTTGTTGCTGCTCATGAGCGTCTATGGGCTGGGGGCCGGCGAGGTATTGGGCCTACGCCTGGAAGACATCGACTGGCGCGCCGACATTCTGCATGTCATCCGACCGAAGACCGGTGTGGCGGTGGAGCTGCCGCTGTTGCCGGCCGTGGCGCGGGTGCTGGTGGCCTACCTGCGCCACGGGCGCCCGCAACATGCGCACACGCGCCGCCTCTTCATCAGCCTGCGGGCGCCCCATGGGCCGCTGGGCGCTTCCTCGGCCGTGCGGCACATCCTGCACAAACACGCCCAGACTGCTGGCGTCTCGGCCGTTTATCTCGGCAGCCATGTGCTGCGCCACACCCATGCCTGCCGGGAGCTCGAGCAGGGGGTGCCGCCCAAGGTGATCGGCGACATCCTTGGCCACCGCCGTCCGGAATCGACCTCGGCGTACCTGCGCGTTGCCACTGAGCGTTTACGCGAAGTGGCCCTGGCGCTGCCGACATGA
- a CDS encoding tyrosine-type recombinase/integrase has product MQAQLAQDIVQFLAFKRALGYPYRRGEAMLRNFQRFAQAQAGADAKIELEAMIGGWLSRIGGRKPVTVTLELGVIRQLCLYRRRSDPQGFVPGREWAPQSTEAHFLPYVFSHAEVRALVDAAGRHRHRNLTPGTLRTLLLILYCTGLRLGEAVRLMLQDADLERDLFIVRESKGKTRLVPFHGDLAQVLDEYLSERAAIVPNGDEGPLLVRNSGDGLPVGVASEAIRQLLRKLGLKPPRGRIGPRPYDLRHAFAVHRLTDWYHQGVDIHARLPWLSAYMGHDNVLGTEAYLTATAELMDLASERFAARFRDAARRT; this is encoded by the coding sequence ATGCAAGCGCAGCTGGCCCAGGACATCGTCCAGTTCCTGGCATTCAAGCGCGCCCTCGGTTATCCCTATCGGCGCGGCGAAGCCATGCTGCGGAATTTCCAACGCTTCGCGCAAGCGCAGGCCGGCGCAGACGCGAAGATAGAGCTGGAGGCCATGATCGGCGGCTGGCTCTCGCGTATCGGCGGGCGCAAGCCCGTGACTGTCACTCTGGAGTTGGGGGTGATCCGACAGCTTTGTCTGTATCGGCGCCGGTCCGATCCCCAAGGCTTCGTGCCCGGTCGCGAATGGGCACCGCAATCCACCGAGGCGCACTTCCTGCCCTATGTCTTCTCCCATGCGGAGGTCCGGGCACTCGTCGACGCTGCAGGCAGGCATCGTCACCGCAATCTCACCCCCGGGACGCTGCGCACCTTGCTCCTGATCCTGTACTGTACCGGACTGCGGCTTGGCGAGGCCGTGCGCCTCATGCTGCAGGATGCGGACCTGGAGCGGGACCTGTTCATCGTGCGCGAGAGCAAGGGCAAGACCCGGCTCGTCCCATTCCACGGCGATCTTGCTCAGGTCCTTGACGAGTACTTGTCCGAGCGGGCGGCGATCGTGCCCAACGGCGATGAGGGACCGCTGCTGGTGCGCAACAGCGGTGATGGCCTGCCCGTCGGTGTTGCCTCCGAGGCCATCCGCCAACTCCTGCGCAAACTGGGGCTGAAACCGCCGCGCGGTCGCATCGGTCCCCGTCCGTATGACTTGAGGCATGCCTTCGCCGTCCATCGCCTGACCGATTGGTACCACCAGGGTGTGGACATTCACGCGCGCCTGCCTTGGCTCTCGGCCTACATGGGTCATGATAATGTCCTCGGCACCGAGGCCTACCTCACCGCCACGGCGGAGCTGATGGACTTGGCCAGTGAGCGCTTCGCCGCGCGCTTCCGGGACGCTGCTCGCCGAACATGA